One Alligator mississippiensis isolate rAllMis1 chromosome 1, rAllMis1, whole genome shotgun sequence genomic window carries:
- the P2RY8 gene encoding P2Y purinoceptor 8: MDNNTNHLDNDTLAMLQNKAIMYTLPIVYSLVALISIPGNLFSLWVLCWHIKPRTPSVIFMINLSITDLALASCFPFQIIYHIYGNHWIFGKKLCSLVTVMFYSNMYSSILTMTCISVERYLGVVYPMKLIKWRRKRYAFAACVGIWIILMIALHPLAIKDLTYNVQELKIVTCFDVLKRDMLPSMLQWAIFLLTLFVFLFLIPFIVTVACYVGTIRKLVQTSNTHGNRQTTRSIYLAGIVLLVFITCFAPNNFILLVHMINRIFYNKSFYPAYKLTLCLSCLNNCLDPFIYYFASKEFYQKFKQVFGRKVSVSDNFDIRRESLFSARTMSARSMSSGPMEGIEGVKVCLQRQESVF; the protein is encoded by the coding sequence ATGGATAATAACACAAACCACCTGGACAATGATACTCTGGCAATGCTTCAGAATAAAGCTATTATGTACACCCTCCCAATAGTATACAGCTTGGTAGCTTTAATCAGCATCCCCGGCAATCTGTTCTCGCTTTGGGTGCTCTGCTGGCACATCAAACCCAGAACACCCTCAGTGATCTTCATGATCAACCTCAGCATCACAGATCTTGCCTTGGCAAGCTGTTTTCCCTTCCAGATTATTTACCATATATATGGCAACCATTGGATCTTCGGTAAGAAATTGTGCAGCTTAGTAACAGTGATGTTCTACTCCAACATGTATTCTTCTATACTCACCATGACCTGCATCAGCGTAGAGAGGTACTTGGGTGTAGTGTATCCTATGAAGTTAATTAAGTGGAGAAGGAAGAGATATGCATTTGCTGCCTGCGTTGGAATATGGATCATTTTAATGATAGCCCTGCACCCACTGGCAATCAAAGACCTAACCTACAATGTGCAAGAACTGAAGATTGTAACTTGTTTTGATGTTCTCAAACGGGATATGCTACCCAGCATGTTACAATGGGCAATCTTTCTTCTCACCCTGTTTGTTTTCCTCTTCCTGATCCCGTTCATCGTGACTGTAGCCTGCTACGTTGGCACTATTCGGAAGCTTGTTCAGACCTCTAACACCCATGGTAACAGACAAACAACAAGATCTATTTACCTGGCTGGAATAGTCCTCTTGGTGTTTATCACTTGCTTTGCTCCTAATAACTTTATTTTACTTGTACATATGATCAACCGTATCTTTTATAACAAGAGTTTCTACCCTGCTTACAAGctcaccctgtgcctcagttgccTGAACAATTGCCTTGATCCATTCATTTACTACTTTGCATCCAAAGAATTTTACCAAAAATTCAAACAGGTGTTTGGTCGTAAAGTATCAGTCAGTGACAATTTCGATATCAGGAGGGAAAGTTTATTCTCTGCCAGGACAATGTCAGCCAGGTCAATGTCAAGTGGGCCAATGGAAGGGATAGAGGGAGTTAAGGTATGTTTGCAAAGGCAAGAAAGTGTTTTTTAA